The Deltaproteobacteria bacterium DNA segment GTTGCCGGTCTTATAGACTATCTTTTCGTATCAAGGTCTCTTATAGATGTATCTCTCCGCTTTCTCACCATACTGATGGTTGCCAAGCTCTTTGATCTCAAGACAAACAGGGATTACGCCATACTCTACATTCTTACATTCTTTCAGCTTCTATCAGCATCTGCCTCAACAGTAAATATTTCATTTTTATTTGTCCTGGCATTATATATCCTGACAGGTATATGGGCGCTTACCATATTTAACCTCAAAAAAGACTGGGAGGAAAAGGGAGTTCCTCATAAGGAGATGGCAAAAAACATCCTTGGGCCGTATTTCTTTATTGCAACAGCAGGTCTGGCAGGCCTATCCCTTATTATTACCTTGTCTCTGTTTTTCATTATACCAAGGATGGAGGTTGGGTTCTTTTCCAGACAAACCGCTGATGTTCTGAAGGTATCAGGCTTTTCTGAAAAGGTAGACCTTGGGGAGCTTGGGCCAATCAAACTTGACCCGGCAATAGTTATGAGGGTGGAACTGCCGGATTACAAGGCATATGCTGCCCCGCGTCTCTATTTCAGGGGGGTATCATTTGATACTTATAACGGCGCCCAGTGGCAGCAGACAATAAAAGAGACAGCGCCTTTGAGAAGGGGCCAGGACGGCGTATGGAGAGCAGTCAGCGGGGAGTGGTCAAGGATAGGAACAAACATCCTGACACAAATAATCCTTCTTGAGCCAATAGAAACAAATGTCCTCTTTGCCGCATCCAATGGAATAGGGGTTTCAGGCAACTTTAAAAGTGTCATGGCTGACAGGACAGGTTCGCTTTATCTGCCGGCCCCGTCATATTCCAGAATTGAGTATACTGCATATTCCATATTGCCACCTCCCTCAAAGCCTATACTGCCGGAACAGGATTTGGGGACAGATTTAAAATCTGTCCCCACACAGTATCTTCATATACCGCCGGGATTAGAAAGGGTTTCTAATCTTGCAAGAGATATTACTGTGAAAAAAATAACTCCGTTTGAAAAGGCTGCTGCGATAGAAGAATATCTTATTAAAAATTTTCACTACACATTAAACCCAGTCAAAGGCAGCGGCAAAAACCCAGTAGAAGACTTTCTCTTTTATACAAAGGAAGGTTACTGTGAACAGTATGCAACCACAATGGCAATGATGCTCAGGGGAGCAGGGATTCCAAGCAGACTTGTCACAGGTTTTCTGCCCGGCGAATGGAATAAATTCGGAAACTATCTCATCATCCGGCAGAGGGACGCCCATTCATGGGTGGAGGCGTATATGCCCCCGACAGAATCAATCGGGGGCTGGGCTGCATTTGACCCAACACCGCCTGCCGAGGCAGTCGGGGCAATGCCGCCTGCAACCTCTGTTATAACCCTGTACTTAGATTCGCTTAAATGGAAGTGGAACAGATATATAATAAATTATTCTTTCAGAGACCAGATAAATTTTGCAAAGACTGTTGAAGGAAAGGGCCGCTCCATCATGTCAAACTTAAGATGGAATGCGCTTGTCAGTCAGGTGTCAGCAGCCGGCGGCCTTCATAAAAACCTGTTTATTGTCATTGCAGTATCAATGATTTCAGCCCTTATACTCACAACCATTATATGGAGGCTCGGTAGGCCGGGGGAGGAGACAAGGCGGTCAAAGGTTCCGTC contains these protein-coding regions:
- a CDS encoding DUF3488 and transglutaminase-like domain-containing protein; translation: MKFSTYFILISYLIAGTGLVAVSLTNIINPVFLAGISCVVLLSLFLSIKGNSFNIPGFIWNSLAVIILVAGLIDYLFVSRSLIDVSLRFLTILMVAKLFDLKTNRDYAILYILTFFQLLSASASTVNISFLFVLALYILTGIWALTIFNLKKDWEEKGVPHKEMAKNILGPYFFIATAGLAGLSLIITLSLFFIIPRMEVGFFSRQTADVLKVSGFSEKVDLGELGPIKLDPAIVMRVELPDYKAYAAPRLYFRGVSFDTYNGAQWQQTIKETAPLRRGQDGVWRAVSGEWSRIGTNILTQIILLEPIETNVLFAASNGIGVSGNFKSVMADRTGSLYLPAPSYSRIEYTAYSILPPPSKPILPEQDLGTDLKSVPTQYLHIPPGLERVSNLARDITVKKITPFEKAAAIEEYLIKNFHYTLNPVKGSGKNPVEDFLFYTKEGYCEQYATTMAMMLRGAGIPSRLVTGFLPGEWNKFGNYLIIRQRDAHSWVEAYMPPTESIGGWAAFDPTPPAEAVGAMPPATSVITLYLDSLKWKWNRYIINYSFRDQINFAKTVEGKGRSIMSNLRWNALVSQVSAAGGLHKNLFIVIAVSMISALILTTIIWRLGRPGEETRRSKVPSFYKSMLNILAKKGKIKKAGETALEFARDVNIEEVETITDIYYNVRFGGHRLTEKEQGEIMDYLRSLKKADIIPPS